The DNA segment CCAATCCATCGCAGGTATACCCGATGTAATATTTGTTTTTTGAAGGAGAATGCAGGATGTAGAAGTGGCAGGCCATGAAACGCTTTAGCTTACTTAAAAAAGAAAAGGAAGTCATATTTCTATAACTTCCTCCTATTCCGTGGGCGATGAGGGATTCGAACCCCCGACCCTCTGGGTGTAAACCAGATGCTCTGAACCAACTGAGCTAATCGCCCTAATGCTTTATACTATCTTTAAAAAATCGAGTGGGCGATGAGGGATTCGAACCCCCGACCCTCTGGGTGTAAACCAGATGCTCTGAACCAACTGAGCTAATCGCCCGATTTTTGTCTTTAAACCATGTCAAACCACCATTGTGATTTGCTTCCTCTTTTTGCCACCTCTTTTTTAAAGCGATGCAAATATAGACCTCTTTTTTTTATCTGCAAAACTTTTTGAATAATTCACAACACTTCGGCCACCACAAATGTGCTTCCTCCGATGAATATCAAATCATTAGCCCCCGCATTTTTTTTCGCTTTACACAGTGCCTCTTCTACCGACATATAAGTATTACCGATTACGCCATACTTTTGTGCTTCCTTTTTTAATATATCCACATCTAATCCTCTCGGAATATCAGCCTTGGCAAAATAATAAGTTGCGTCTTTTGGAAGCAATCGCAACACCCTACCAATGTTCTTATCGTTAACCATACCCCAAACCATGTGCAACTCCTTAAATGGTGTTTGACTTAACTGCTGCATCAATTCTTTTACACCTTCTGCATTATGACCGGTATCGCATATTATTGCCGGATTGGCACCCAACACCTGCCATCTACCCATTAATCCGGTATTTGCCACAACCTGCCTTAATCCTTTGTAAATATGACTCCTATTTATATTAAAACCCATCTCATTCAATACCTCTATTGTTTTTAATATAGTCTTTACGTTTTTTTGCTGATATTTACCCGCTAAATCCAATTTTAAATCCGGATATTCCAACGAATCTTTACGATACACCTGTAAAATTTGCGTTGCATCAACACCATTCATCGCTACCGGTATATTAAAGGCTTTATCCGCATAAAAAATAGGAGCCCCCTTTTCTCTGGCTATTGCATCGAATATTTTTTGCGTTAGTTCATCTGTTTCTCCAATTACCACCGGCGTATTGGCCTTTATTGTTCCGCCTTTTTCGCGAGCCACCTCTTCAATTGTATCCCCGAGCAAAGCAGTATGATCCAAGCCAATATTACTTATCACAGTGCATTGCGGCATTATAATATTGGTAGAATCTAACCTGCCCCCTAATCCTACTTCAATTACGGCTACATCCACCTTGTTCATCGCAAAATAATGAAAAGCCATGGCAACAGTCATCTCAAAAAACGACGGTTGCACTCCTTTAATAATGGACTGATGCTTTTCCACAAAGTTAATCACTTCGATCTCCGATATGCAGATACCATTAATTTTTATCCGTTCTCTAAAATCTTTTAAATGAGGCGAAGTGTATAATCCCACTTTATAACCGGCTTCGTACAAAACTGAGGCTATACCGTGCGATGTAGAACCTTTGCCATTGGTTCCGGCCACATGTATTGTTTTAAACTTTTTGTGTGGATGGTTAAAGTAGCTATCCAACTTATGCGTATTATTTAAGTTGGCCTTATAGGCAACAGTTCCCGCACGTTGATACATTGGCAGTTGTGAAAACAAAAACTCCAACACCTCTTTATATTGCATGTAAGTATCGTTTTAATTTTTTGCTATTAGATAACAAAACTATGTTTTTAGTACGAAAAAGAATATATTTATACATGTTCAACCATTAAAACCTATGCACATGTCCACTAAAAGCAAGATTTTTATTTTGGATACAAATGTAATTCTTCACGACCACAAATGTATATACAACTTTAAGGATAATGATGTAATTGTACCTATTGTAGTGCTCGAAGAGCTGGACAAATTTAAAAAAGGTACCGACCAAATCCATTATCAGGCAAGAGAATTCGTCCGTAACTTAAACGAAATAGCCGGCGAACAACTTTTTAACGAAGGGGTTTCCTTGGGGGAGAAACGAGGTAAACTTTTTGTAGCTACGGGTAAACCTTTTACGCAAGCTATGGAGGACTCCTTTTTTGAAAAATCAGCCGATCACAGAATTTTGGCCATCGCACTGTACGTAAAGGAAAAGTTCGCAGGACGAACCGTCACCTTGATTACCAAGGACATTAATTTACGGATGAAGGCTAAATCGCTGGGTTTAAAAAGCGAAGATTATACCACCGACCAGGTAAAGGATATCGACGTACTGGACAGGGGAGTTCAGATTATTGATAACTTTGACACCACAATAATAGATACCCTCTACAACTCAGATGGAGTTGCTGAAGGTGCTTTTCCCCAACAGGATTTACCCGCCAACCAATTTTTTGTGTTACGCAATGGTAACAAGAGTGTACTTGCCACTTACGATCCCTTTTCCAAATCTATAAAAAGAGTTGAAAAACAGGGTGCTTTTGGGATTGAGCCCCGGAATGCCGAACAAACTTTTGCCCTAAGCGCGTTATCCAATCCCGACATTAAATTGGTATCATTAACAGGAAAGGCCGGAACAGGCAAAACCTTATTGGCTTTGGCTTCGGCCTTACAACAAAACAAAAGTTACAAACAGATATTACTGGCTCGCCCCATCGTTTCGTTAGCCAACAGAGATTTGGGTTTCCTGCCGGGGGATGTGAACGAAAAGATTGGCCCCTATATGCAGCCCTTGTTTGATAACTTGAGTGTAATAAAACATGGCCATGGTATTAAAAGTCGCGAAAACGTAATGATTGAAGAAATGCAACGGGATAACCAATTAATGATAACACCATTGGCATACATTAGGGGCAGGAGTTTATCCGATGTATTTTTTATTGTAGATGAAGCACAAAATCTCACCCCACATGAAGTTAAAACTGTGATTACACGGGCTGGTGCCGGTACAAAAATTATTTTCACCGGCGACATCGAACAAATTGACTCGCCCTATCTCGACAAAACATCCAATGGTTTGGCTTATATGACCGAGAAAATGAAAGGACAGGATATCTTTGCCCATGTGAACCTTATCAAAGGCGAAAGGAGTTATTTGGCTGAATTAGCCAGCGACTTGTTGTAGAAATATACCACAATTACAAGCATAGGCCGGAGTAACTTTCCGGCTTTTTTTTGTGTCGGCATGTTATGATCCATTATTGCGCTCTTTTCATTATCTTTGTCCGTTTTTTTAACAAGTATGATATAGTAATTATAAAACGGAGAGAGGAATAGGATGATTGATAAATCGTTGTTTTTAGAGAAAAAAGTTGCTTTTCACACCTTGGGCTGTAAATTAAACTTTAGCGAAACTTCAACTATAGCGAGAGCATTGACAGATGAAGGTTTTATAAAGGTAAAATATGACGACTTTGCCGATGTTTATGTTATAAACACTTGTTCGGTAACAGAAATTGCGGATAAAAAATGTCGTTATGCCATCAACAAAGCTATTCGGCAAAACCCCAATGCCTTTGTGGTAGTAACTGGCTGCTTTGCTCAGCTTAAGCCACTGTCTATTTCCAAAATGGAGGGGGTGGACCTGGTACTGGGCTCTAACGAAAAATTTAGAATAGCAGATTATTTAGGCGACCTCCAAAAGAAAGCATCGGGAGAGGTACACGCCGGTAAAATCATGACCAACAAAGAATTTTTCCCTTCTTATTCGATGGGTGACAGAACACGAACATTTTTAAAAGTACAGGATGGCTGCGACTACTTTTGCTCTTTCTGCACTATACCTTTAGCCCGTGGAAAAAGTAGAAACGCCGATATAAAAACTACCGTTCAACTGGCAAAAAAGGCCGCTTCGGAAGGTGCACGTGAAATTATCCTGACCGGGGTTAATATTGGTGACTTTGGAAAAAGTACCAACGAAAACTTTTTTGAGCTAATCAAAGAGCTTGACAAGATAAAAGAGATTGAAAGATTTAGGATATCAAGTATAGAACCCAACCTTTTATCGGACGATATAATTGAATTTGTGGCTCAATCGCAACGCTTTATGCCGCACTTCCACATCCCCTTGCAGTCTGGTTCAAACAAGGTGCTGGCTATGATGAAACGCAAATACAACCGCGAACTTTTTGCCCAGCGTGTAGAAAAAATTAAAAGCTTATTGCCACATGCTTTTATTGGTGTTGATGTAATTGTTGGGGTACGTGGCGAAACAGGTATTCATTTTAACGAAGCCCTTGATTTTATCAATGAGCTCGATATTTCGCAGCTTCACGTGTTTACCTATTCCGAAAGACCAAACACCAAAGCACTTACCATTGAACACGTAGTGCCCATTTCGGAGCGAAAGCTTAGGAGCCAGATATTACATCAGGTTTCCGACAAAAAAACACGCCACTTTTATGGCCAATTCGAAGGGCAAACTGCGCGTGTGCTTTTTGAAGGAAGTGAAAACGAGGGCATGATGAACGGCTATACCGAGAACTATTTAAAAGTAAAACTTCCTTTTGACGCATCATTAAAAAATAGTATTAAACAAGTAAAGCTAAAATCGTTTGTACCCGATGAGATGGTTTTTGATGCTGTATTGATGGATTGATTTAGTAGATTTGTTCACCCAATTATTTTGTTCACCCAATTATAATGATATGGATTTAAAAACCTTATGCCAATCGGTTGTGGAATTGGCTAAAAATACAGGACAATATATACGCGATGAATCCCAAAACAGTAAGCAAATTAAAACCAAGGGCAAGAATGACTTTGTAACACATGTAGACAAAGGAGCCGAGGAACGCATCGTTGCCCGGTTATCGGAGCTATTGCCCGAAGCCGGTTTTATTGCTGAGGAGGGCAGCTCTACAAAAGTGGGCGATCGCTACAATTGGATTATCGACCCTATCGACGGCACTACCAATTTTATCCATGGCCTGTTTCCCCATGCCATTAGCATAGCGCTTCAGGATAATGATATTAAAAGTAAGGAAATTGTTTTAGGCGTAGTTTACGAGCTGGGCTTAAACGAGTGCTTTTATTCTTGGAAAGATGCCCCTGCCTATCTCAACGGTGAAGTAATAACGGTTTCTCAAGCGCCAAAAATAGCCGACAGCCTGTTGGCCACCGGGTTTCCCTATGCCAACTTTGAGCGGATGGAGGGTTTTATGAAATCGCTCGATTACTTTATGAAAAACTCACACGGACTGCGCAGGCTGGGCTCAGCAGCTGTAGACCTGGCCTATGTGGCCTGTGGTAGGTTTGAGGGCTTTTACGAGTATGGCCTGCAATCGTATGATGTAGCTGCCGGAGCATTTTTGGTGCAGCAAGCCGGCGGACATAATTGCGATTTTTCAGGTGGTAAAAATTACCTTTATGGTCAGGAAATAATTTCGAGTAACGCACTAATATTTAAGGAGTTTAAAAAGGTTATTTACAACTTAATGTATGGCGAAAGTGAATAACATTGGGGTTAAATCAGGCATATTTTTTATTAAGCTAATCGGTTATTTACCTTTTTGGGCACTCTTCCTGCTTTCGGATGCTTTTTACTTTTTAATACGGTTATCCGGCTACCGAAAAAAAACGGTGATGACCAACCTGCGCAACGCCTTCCCAGAAAAATCAGAAAAAGAGATTCAAAACATCGCAACTAAATTTTATCGTCACCTGTGCGACTTGTTTTTCGAAACCTTTAAGCTGCAGAGCATGAGTGAGGCACAAATGCGTCAAAGAGTGCAAATATCTAATGCCGAATTGTTAAACCGATACTACGATGAAGGCAAAGATGTTATTGCAGTGCTGGGCCATTATGGCAACTGGGAGTGGGTGCCTTCCATCAACCTGTTTATAAAAGCGCAAGGGTGCGAAGTGTACCATGTTATAAGAAACAAGGAGTACGATAAATATATGCTGGGTTTAAGATCCAAATGGGGGACTTTGAATTTTCCCATGAAAACCTCTTACCGGTCGATGCACAAGTTAAAAATGGAAAATAAACGCTTTGTCATCGGAATGATATCTGACCAATCGCCTGCAAAAAATAAAATACAGTACTTTACCAGGTTTCTGAATCAGGATACTCCGGTTTTGCTGGGCACAGAAAAAATGGCCATAAAAACAAACAGCCCGGTAGTATTTTTTAGGTTCGACAAAATAAAACGTGGCTACTATAAGCTTACGGTAGAGCCCCTGATTGAAAATCCCCGCGAAACCCGTGAATATGAAATAACGGAGATACATACCAAACATTTAGAAAATATAATCCGGGAAAAACCGGAGTTTTGGTTGTGGTCGCACAAAAGATGGAAGCACAAAAGGGAAGATGTTATGAATGCCACCTTAAGCAGAAACGCATGACCAAAGTAGCGGTTGTTATTTTAAATTGGAACGGAGAAAAATTACTGAACGAATTTCTCCCGCAAGTAATCGCCAACTCTCAAGTAGAGGGGGTAGAAATCATCGTGGCCGATAATGCTTCCACAGATGCCTCCATCCAATTGTTAAAAACCAAATTTCCAACACTAAGTATTATACAATTAGATAAAAACTATGGTTTTACGGGCGGATACAATCGCGCATTAAAGCAGGTTAAGGCTGAACATATTGTTCTTTTAAACTCGGACATCGCCCCGGCTCCCAACTGGCTTCCACCCTTAATAGAGGAGATGGATGCTTACTCCCAAACGGCTATTTGCGTTCCTAAGATAAAAAGCTATCGTGAGCCTGCCTATTTTGAATATGCCGGTGCAGCAGGTGGTTTTATCGATAAGTATGGCTTCCCCTTTTGCCGAGGCCGTATTTTTAATGAGATAGAGGAAGACAAAGGACAGTATAACCAATCGGGGGCTATATTCTGGGCCAGTGGAGCCGCATTAATGATTCGCTCAAAATTATTTTTTGAGTGCGGAGGACTGGATGAAGACTTTTTTGCCCATATGGAAGAAATTGACTTGTGCTGGCGATTAAAAAACAGGGGCTACCAGGTTAAATATATTGCCAACAGCGAGGTGTATCATTTGGGTGGTGCTACGTTGGATTATCAGAACCCCAGAAAAGTATATTTAAATTTCCGCAACAACCTTTTTCTTTTGGTCAAGAATATAGGCAAACACAAACTACTCTTAAAACTTACACAGCGCATGTTATTAGACGGTATAGCGGCTGTTAAATTTCTTGTTTCGGGCGAATTCCGTAACATCTCTTCCGTTTTTATGGCACATCTGAGCTTTTATCGTTTGTTTGGCAAAATGTATCGTAAAAGATTAAATAACCTAAAAAAGGTAAAAACAACCCGACACAAAGAAATTTACACGAAGTCGGTAATTGTTCAGTTTTTTATTAAAAACAAAAAAAAATTTAGCGAGTTAGAAGGCTTGGGATAAATCTTTTTATAGCACCCCTATCAGTTTCTCCAGTTGATTGCTGCGCGATCCTTTTATCAAAACAAAAGAATGCAGGATAGGCTTCTCTACTTCTAATTCAGACATTAAATCGTTTACATTACTAAACCAGCTATATTCTTCCTCTGCTTTTAAAAGCATTTTATAACTATCGCCCACTAAAAAAGCTTTTACCGATTTGTACTTTTTCAAAAAATCCAATATTGCTGCGTGCTCCTTATCACTATCGGCACCCAATTCTTTCATCTCGCCCAAAATAAGCACTTTATTATCTTCCTCAATAGCCATAAAGTTTTGGAGTGCAGCCAACATGCTGGTAGGGTTGGCATTATAGGCATCCAAGAGTATCTTATTGGTATCCGAAACCACCAATTGCGAACGATTATTATCGGGAACATAGTTGCTTACCCCCTGCGCTATATCCTCAACCTCCACACCAAAGTAGCTACCAACGGCCAAGGCTGCCAAGGCATTCTCAAGGTTATAAGCCCCTATCAATTGCGTATTAATATTCAACTGTTGCTTACCTACACTTGCCGCAAACGATAAGTTAGGTGTAGGGTTTAATTTTTCCAGTTTAACTTTACACTCCTCGTCATCGCCATATAAAAACAGTTGCGCGCCACGATTAAGCATCCCCATCAAATGCGCATTGCATTTATTCACAAAAAGAACTCCATTACGATCTTCAATAAAGCGATACAGCTCTCCCTTTGTTTTTTTCACCCCCTCAAAAGAGCCAAATCCTTCGAGATGTGCCTTACCCACATTGGTTATCAATCCGGCATTGGGTTGGGCTATCCGGCATAAAAATGCAATTTCGCCTGGATGGTTTGCCCCCATTTCAACCACAGCCATTTCAGTATCCTCGTTTAATGACAACAAAGTTAACGGTACCCCAATATGGTTATTCAAATTACCCGCAGTGGCGAAGGTACGATACTTTTTACCCAGCACGGCCTTTACCAACTCCTTGGTAGTTGTTTTTCCATTGCTGCCGGTTATGGCTAAAACAGGTATGCCCAACGCCATTCTATGAAAGGTAGCCAGCTCCTGTAAGGTGGCCAAAACGTCATCTACCAAGATATAGTCATCGTTTACAGCTACTGTTGCATCGTCAACTACAGCTTTCAAAGCGCCTTGCTCCATCGCGTTCTTAGCAAATAAATTACCATTAAAATTGCTTCCTTTAAGGGCAAAGAACAAGCATCCTTTTGTAATCTTGCGGGTATCGATGCATACGCCGGAGCTTTGTTTAAAAACAGGGTACAGTTGTTTCACATTCGTCATACTACAAAAATAAAAAAAGGTCGATTCAAACGAACCGACCTTTTAAATAATTATGAAATAATTTTTATCTTCTGTCTTTGGCCTGCATAGGGCTACCAACTCTGGTCATGGCACAGCGGAATCCCAAGTCGTCGCGGGCTTCGCTCTCATCGAGGTATCTGCGGGTTCCCGGGCTTAACCAGTAAGCTCTGTCTCTCCACGAACCACCTTTGTAAACTCTTGTTTTATCCGACACTAATGATCCCATGCTTCCGGTATGCGCACCGTACATATCTTTGGTATCTTTTTCGGTATCTAACCATTGGTCGCCAACCGAAATATTGGACTGTACA comes from the Saccharicrinis carchari genome and includes:
- a CDS encoding bifunctional folylpolyglutamate synthase/dihydrofolate synthase — its product is MQYKEVLEFLFSQLPMYQRAGTVAYKANLNNTHKLDSYFNHPHKKFKTIHVAGTNGKGSTSHGIASVLYEAGYKVGLYTSPHLKDFRERIKINGICISEIEVINFVEKHQSIIKGVQPSFFEMTVAMAFHYFAMNKVDVAVIEVGLGGRLDSTNIIMPQCTVISNIGLDHTALLGDTIEEVAREKGGTIKANTPVVIGETDELTQKIFDAIAREKGAPIFYADKAFNIPVAMNGVDATQILQVYRKDSLEYPDLKLDLAGKYQQKNVKTILKTIEVLNEMGFNINRSHIYKGLRQVVANTGLMGRWQVLGANPAIICDTGHNAEGVKELMQQLSQTPFKELHMVWGMVNDKNIGRVLRLLPKDATYYFAKADIPRGLDVDILKKEAQKYGVIGNTYMSVEEALCKAKKNAGANDLIFIGGSTFVVAEVL
- a CDS encoding UDP-N-acetylmuramoyl-tripeptide--D-alanyl-D-alanine ligase, whose amino-acid sequence is MTNVKQLYPVFKQSSGVCIDTRKITKGCLFFALKGSNFNGNLFAKNAMEQGALKAVVDDATVAVNDDYILVDDVLATLQELATFHRMALGIPVLAITGSNGKTTTKELVKAVLGKKYRTFATAGNLNNHIGVPLTLLSLNEDTEMAVVEMGANHPGEIAFLCRIAQPNAGLITNVGKAHLEGFGSFEGVKKTKGELYRFIEDRNGVLFVNKCNAHLMGMLNRGAQLFLYGDDEECKVKLEKLNPTPNLSFAASVGKQQLNINTQLIGAYNLENALAALAVGSYFGVEVEDIAQGVSNYVPDNNRSQLVVSDTNKILLDAYNANPTSMLAALQNFMAIEEDNKVLILGEMKELGADSDKEHAAILDFLKKYKSVKAFLVGDSYKMLLKAEEEYSWFSNVNDLMSELEVEKPILHSFVLIKGSRSNQLEKLIGVL
- the mtaB gene encoding tRNA (N(6)-L-threonylcarbamoyladenosine(37)-C(2))-methylthiotransferase MtaB; the encoded protein is MIDKSLFLEKKVAFHTLGCKLNFSETSTIARALTDEGFIKVKYDDFADVYVINTCSVTEIADKKCRYAINKAIRQNPNAFVVVTGCFAQLKPLSISKMEGVDLVLGSNEKFRIADYLGDLQKKASGEVHAGKIMTNKEFFPSYSMGDRTRTFLKVQDGCDYFCSFCTIPLARGKSRNADIKTTVQLAKKAASEGAREIILTGVNIGDFGKSTNENFFELIKELDKIKEIERFRISSIEPNLLSDDIIEFVAQSQRFMPHFHIPLQSGSNKVLAMMKRKYNRELFAQRVEKIKSLLPHAFIGVDVIVGVRGETGIHFNEALDFINELDISQLHVFTYSERPNTKALTIEHVVPISERKLRSQILHQVSDKKTRHFYGQFEGQTARVLFEGSENEGMMNGYTENYLKVKLPFDASLKNSIKQVKLKSFVPDEMVFDAVLMD
- a CDS encoding PhoH family protein; amino-acid sequence: MSTKSKIFILDTNVILHDHKCIYNFKDNDVIVPIVVLEELDKFKKGTDQIHYQAREFVRNLNEIAGEQLFNEGVSLGEKRGKLFVATGKPFTQAMEDSFFEKSADHRILAIALYVKEKFAGRTVTLITKDINLRMKAKSLGLKSEDYTTDQVKDIDVLDRGVQIIDNFDTTIIDTLYNSDGVAEGAFPQQDLPANQFFVLRNGNKSVLATYDPFSKSIKRVEKQGAFGIEPRNAEQTFALSALSNPDIKLVSLTGKAGTGKTLLALASALQQNKSYKQILLARPIVSLANRDLGFLPGDVNEKIGPYMQPLFDNLSVIKHGHGIKSRENVMIEEMQRDNQLMITPLAYIRGRSLSDVFFIVDEAQNLTPHEVKTVITRAGAGTKIIFTGDIEQIDSPYLDKTSNGLAYMTEKMKGQDIFAHVNLIKGERSYLAELASDLL
- a CDS encoding inositol monophosphatase family protein yields the protein MDLKTLCQSVVELAKNTGQYIRDESQNSKQIKTKGKNDFVTHVDKGAEERIVARLSELLPEAGFIAEEGSSTKVGDRYNWIIDPIDGTTNFIHGLFPHAISIALQDNDIKSKEIVLGVVYELGLNECFYSWKDAPAYLNGEVITVSQAPKIADSLLATGFPYANFERMEGFMKSLDYFMKNSHGLRRLGSAAVDLAYVACGRFEGFYEYGLQSYDVAAGAFLVQQAGGHNCDFSGGKNYLYGQEIISSNALIFKEFKKVIYNLMYGESE
- a CDS encoding lysophospholipid acyltransferase family protein; this encodes MAKVNNIGVKSGIFFIKLIGYLPFWALFLLSDAFYFLIRLSGYRKKTVMTNLRNAFPEKSEKEIQNIATKFYRHLCDLFFETFKLQSMSEAQMRQRVQISNAELLNRYYDEGKDVIAVLGHYGNWEWVPSINLFIKAQGCEVYHVIRNKEYDKYMLGLRSKWGTLNFPMKTSYRSMHKLKMENKRFVIGMISDQSPAKNKIQYFTRFLNQDTPVLLGTEKMAIKTNSPVVFFRFDKIKRGYYKLTVEPLIENPRETREYEITEIHTKHLENIIREKPEFWLWSHKRWKHKREDVMNATLSRNA
- a CDS encoding glycosyltransferase family 2 protein, with the translated sequence MTKVAVVILNWNGEKLLNEFLPQVIANSQVEGVEIIVADNASTDASIQLLKTKFPTLSIIQLDKNYGFTGGYNRALKQVKAEHIVLLNSDIAPAPNWLPPLIEEMDAYSQTAICVPKIKSYREPAYFEYAGAAGGFIDKYGFPFCRGRIFNEIEEDKGQYNQSGAIFWASGAALMIRSKLFFECGGLDEDFFAHMEEIDLCWRLKNRGYQVKYIANSEVYHLGGATLDYQNPRKVYLNFRNNLFLLVKNIGKHKLLLKLTQRMLLDGIAAVKFLVSGEFRNISSVFMAHLSFYRLFGKMYRKRLNNLKKVKTTRHKEIYTKSVIVQFFIKNKKKFSELEGLG